A single Streptomyces mirabilis DNA region contains:
- a CDS encoding TetR/AcrR family transcriptional regulator — translation MASETPRRPYNSERRREAAHRNRVAVLAACRELLFQDGYHATTVRAVAERAGVSAETVYKTFGGKPGMVKDLWDITLAGDDEPVPMADRPQTREILRTRDPDAKLRLYAAYVRGIHERIAALFTLLTQAGPDVGEILETSERERLTGVTAFVTHLAEAGALGPEADPAHLADALWALAGPQLYTQLTAGRGWSTDTYEEWLAATLTATLLPRSPRLR, via the coding sequence ATGGCAAGCGAGACACCACGCCGGCCCTACAATTCCGAGCGCCGGCGTGAGGCCGCGCACCGCAACCGCGTCGCGGTGCTGGCGGCATGCCGTGAGCTGCTCTTCCAGGACGGCTACCACGCCACGACCGTGCGTGCCGTGGCCGAGCGGGCGGGTGTCTCCGCCGAAACGGTGTACAAGACGTTCGGCGGCAAACCGGGCATGGTCAAGGACCTGTGGGACATCACGTTGGCCGGAGACGACGAACCGGTGCCGATGGCGGATCGCCCCCAGACACGAGAGATCCTGCGGACGAGGGACCCGGACGCCAAGCTCCGGCTCTACGCCGCGTACGTGCGCGGAATCCATGAACGGATCGCCGCGCTGTTCACACTGCTGACTCAGGCCGGGCCGGACGTCGGGGAGATCCTGGAGACCAGTGAGCGGGAGCGGCTCACCGGCGTCACCGCGTTCGTCACCCACCTCGCCGAGGCCGGTGCGCTGGGCCCGGAAGCGGATCCGGCCCACCTGGCGGACGCCCTCTGGGCCCTGGCCGGCCCACAGCTGTACACCCAACTCACAGCAGGACGGGGCTGGTCGACCGACACGTACGAGGAATGGCTGGCCGCCACGCTCACCGCCACGCTCCTGCCCCGTTCGCCCCGGCTGCGGTAG
- a CDS encoding MBL fold metallo-hydrolase has translation MSRPAPTQVAPGVHRLGDHGINFYLIEGPDGLILIDSGVPAHLEQLRGLLAGLGHSVADVRAVLLTHGHLDHTGLAHTLQEAGAVIWIHERDAAILYDGPRSATRHAKPERSMLPYLLRRPSSLALPFQLVRAGAFTAPAVQNARVFDADKVLEDVPGAPQAVVLPGHTPGSAAYLFADRGLLFTGDALVTEDGLSGHTGPTIVSRCFTHDSRAALTALDRLDELTADLLLPGHGAPFTDGIRTATRQARQLGVR, from the coding sequence ATGTCCCGTCCCGCGCCCACGCAGGTGGCACCCGGCGTCCACCGCCTCGGCGATCACGGCATCAACTTCTACCTGATCGAGGGCCCCGACGGTCTCATCCTGATCGACTCGGGGGTGCCCGCCCATCTGGAGCAGTTGCGCGGGCTGCTGGCCGGCCTCGGCCACTCCGTGGCCGATGTCCGTGCCGTACTCCTGACCCATGGCCACCTCGACCACACCGGCCTGGCCCACACCCTCCAGGAGGCCGGAGCCGTCATCTGGATCCACGAGCGGGACGCCGCCATCCTGTACGACGGCCCGCGGAGCGCGACCCGCCACGCCAAGCCCGAGCGTTCGATGCTCCCCTACCTGCTGCGCAGACCCTCCTCGCTCGCCCTCCCCTTCCAGCTGGTCCGCGCGGGAGCCTTCACCGCTCCCGCCGTCCAGAATGCGCGGGTCTTCGACGCCGACAAGGTGCTGGAAGATGTCCCCGGCGCCCCGCAGGCCGTCGTACTGCCCGGCCACACACCCGGCAGCGCCGCGTACCTCTTCGCCGACCGCGGGCTGCTCTTCACCGGCGACGCCCTGGTCACCGAGGACGGACTGTCAGGCCACACCGGACCCACGATCGTGAGCCGCTGCTTCACCCACGACAGCCGGGCCGCGCTCACCGCCCTCGACCGCCTCGACGAACTGACCGCAGACCTGTTGCTGCCCGGTCACGGCGCACCCTTCACCGACGGCATCCGCACCGCCACCCGGCAGGCACGGCAACTCGGCGTGCGCTGA
- a CDS encoding cupin domain-containing protein — protein MSSAPPNSDVETPDYYRPCVLHVPAGKGVVKWMSGDVYEVKATTESTNGALGFIDCRVPPGNGPVAHVHKSADEAFYLISGALEFLNGDQTFVANAGDFVFVPKGTRHRFRNITDEETHMVAFYTPGGGEALFLEAGDDPVPGGKPEFWPPERGLALAALLGRKDIDMEVLPEEADFNMPADEA, from the coding sequence ATGAGTTCTGCACCGCCGAACAGCGACGTGGAGACGCCGGACTACTACCGTCCGTGCGTCTTGCACGTCCCCGCTGGGAAGGGCGTGGTCAAGTGGATGTCCGGCGACGTCTACGAAGTCAAGGCGACGACCGAGTCCACCAACGGCGCATTGGGGTTCATAGATTGCCGAGTGCCCCCGGGCAACGGCCCGGTAGCGCATGTGCACAAGAGTGCTGACGAGGCCTTCTACCTCATCTCGGGTGCGCTGGAATTCCTGAACGGCGATCAGACCTTCGTGGCGAACGCCGGTGACTTCGTCTTCGTGCCCAAGGGCACACGGCACCGGTTCCGGAACATCACCGACGAAGAGACCCACATGGTGGCCTTCTACACTCCCGGCGGAGGCGAGGCGCTGTTCCTGGAGGCCGGGGACGACCCCGTCCCCGGCGGGAAGCCCGAGTTCTGGCCGCCGGAGCGCGGCCTGGCGCTGGCGGCGCTCCTCGGACGGAAAGACATCGACATGGAGGTGCTGCCCGAGGAAGCGGACTTCAACATGCCCGCCGACGAGGCCTGA
- a CDS encoding LLM class flavin-dependent oxidoreductase has protein sequence MSDIPLGVLDLVPISSGSTATEALRNSIDLARQAERFGYARYWFAEHHLNPGVAGTSPALVLALTASATSTIRLGSGAVQLGHRTALSTVEEFGLIDALHPGRLDLGLGRSGGRPPGGPTASLPTATPVVDGRAPNGLRIPPRFSFEHLLGSPRVALQRTLLQQPHARSQDYGERIDDILALLAGTYRSADGIEAHVVPGEGADVQVWILGSSGGESATVAGRNGLRFAANYHVSPATVLEAAEGYRAAFQPSDALDKPYVSVSADVVVAEDDGTARELATGYGLWVRSIRTAEGAIEFPTPKEARAHVWSDTDRALVADRVETQFVGSPGHVADQLEQLQEATGADELLITTITHGHMDRVRSYELLAEEWRRR, from the coding sequence ATGTCCGACATCCCCCTCGGCGTCCTCGACCTCGTCCCCATCTCCTCCGGCTCCACCGCGACCGAGGCCCTGCGCAACTCCATCGACCTGGCCCGGCAGGCGGAGCGATTCGGGTACGCCCGCTACTGGTTCGCCGAGCACCACCTCAACCCGGGAGTCGCCGGCACCTCACCCGCGCTGGTCCTCGCCCTGACCGCCTCCGCCACCTCCACGATCCGGCTCGGCTCGGGCGCCGTACAACTCGGGCACCGCACCGCGCTCTCCACGGTCGAGGAGTTCGGTCTGATCGACGCCCTGCACCCCGGCCGTCTCGACCTGGGCCTCGGCCGCTCCGGCGGGCGCCCGCCGGGAGGGCCCACCGCCTCGCTGCCGACCGCGACCCCCGTGGTCGACGGCCGCGCCCCGAACGGTCTCCGCATCCCGCCCCGGTTCTCCTTCGAGCACCTGCTCGGCTCACCCCGCGTCGCCCTCCAGCGCACGCTGCTCCAACAGCCGCACGCCCGGTCGCAGGACTACGGCGAGCGGATCGACGACATCCTCGCCCTGCTCGCGGGGACGTACCGGTCGGCGGACGGCATCGAGGCGCACGTCGTCCCGGGCGAGGGCGCGGACGTACAGGTGTGGATCCTGGGCAGCAGCGGCGGGGAGAGCGCCACGGTCGCCGGCCGCAACGGGCTGCGGTTCGCGGCGAACTACCACGTCAGTCCGGCCACGGTACTGGAGGCGGCGGAGGGCTACCGCGCCGCCTTCCAGCCGTCCGACGCCCTCGACAAGCCGTACGTCAGCGTGTCCGCGGACGTGGTCGTCGCCGAGGACGACGGGACCGCGCGCGAACTCGCCACCGGATACGGCCTCTGGGTCCGCAGCATCCGTACCGCCGAGGGCGCCATCGAGTTCCCGACCCCGAAGGAGGCCCGCGCTCACGTGTGGAGCGACACGGACCGGGCTCTGGTCGCCGATCGCGTCGAGACCCAGTTCGTGGGCTCCCCGGGACACGTCGCCGACCAGTTGGAACAGCTTCAGGAGGCCACCGGGGCCGACGAGTTGCTGATCACGACCATCACCCACGGCCATATGGACAGGGTGCGCTCGTACGAACTGCTGGCCGAGGAGTGGCGACGCAGGTGA
- a CDS encoding LLM class flavin-dependent oxidoreductase: protein MKFLAITLIVHRPDPITGVQKPTHDRFREVLGNALLAEELGFDGFGVGERHERPFISSSPPVVLSHIAALTQRIRLFTAVTTLSLLDPVRAYEDYATLDHLSDGRLDLIIGKGNGAAQRDLFDVTPEDQWDRNAESYEVFRKIWRQDQVTAETRFRPELKDAEVWPRPYQQPIRVWHGSATSKESVDLAARYGDPLFSANVTNPIEPYAELIRYYRERWEHYGHDPADIAVGAGTAGLYVGRTSQEALAAYRPVFEGNLAFQKSLGLEPVFPTLEDFVERSSALIGSPQQIIDKVHRYHERFGHTVLHLHADASGLGDAQHRDSLARFQSEVAPVLRREIPDPPFPWGPVLATPEAEAEPSSEPVPAPAPASIPADR, encoded by the coding sequence ATGAAATTCCTGGCCATCACCCTGATCGTGCACCGGCCGGACCCGATCACCGGCGTGCAGAAGCCCACTCACGACCGGTTCCGCGAGGTCCTCGGCAACGCCCTGCTCGCCGAGGAGCTGGGCTTCGACGGCTTTGGCGTGGGGGAGCGGCACGAGCGGCCGTTCATCTCGTCCTCGCCGCCCGTCGTGCTCAGCCACATCGCCGCGCTCACCCAGCGCATCCGCCTCTTCACGGCCGTGACGACGCTCAGCCTTCTCGACCCGGTACGCGCGTACGAGGACTACGCGACCCTCGACCACCTCTCCGACGGTCGCCTGGACCTGATCATCGGCAAGGGCAACGGGGCCGCCCAGCGCGACCTCTTCGACGTCACCCCCGAGGACCAGTGGGACCGCAACGCCGAGAGCTACGAGGTGTTCCGCAAGATCTGGCGCCAGGACCAGGTGACCGCCGAGACCCGCTTCCGCCCGGAACTCAAGGACGCGGAGGTGTGGCCCCGGCCGTACCAGCAGCCGATCCGGGTCTGGCACGGCAGTGCGACCAGCAAGGAGTCGGTCGACCTGGCCGCCCGCTACGGCGACCCGCTCTTCTCCGCCAACGTCACCAACCCCATAGAGCCTTATGCCGAGTTGATCCGCTACTACCGCGAGCGTTGGGAGCACTACGGCCACGACCCGGCCGACATCGCGGTGGGCGCGGGCACGGCGGGCCTCTACGTGGGCCGTACGTCGCAGGAGGCGCTGGCCGCGTACCGCCCGGTGTTCGAGGGGAACCTGGCCTTCCAGAAGAGCCTGGGCCTGGAGCCCGTCTTCCCGACACTGGAGGACTTCGTCGAGCGCAGCTCGGCCCTCATCGGCAGCCCCCAGCAGATCATCGACAAGGTGCACCGCTACCACGAGCGGTTCGGGCACACGGTGCTGCATCTGCACGCGGACGCGAGCGGTCTCGGCGACGCCCAGCACCGCGACTCCCTTGCGCGCTTCCAGTCGGAGGTCGCTCCGGTGCTGCGCCGCGAGATCCCCGATCCGCCGTTCCCGTGGGGGCCGGTGCTCGCGACGCCCGAGGCCGAGGCAGAGCCGTCGTCCGAGCCGGTGCCCGCCCCCGCGCCCGCGTCCATCCCCGCCGACCGCTGA
- a CDS encoding NtaA/DmoA family FMN-dependent monooxygenase (This protein belongs to a clade of FMN-dependent monooxygenases, within a broader family of flavin-dependent oxidoreductases, the luciferase-like monooxygenase (LMM) family, some of whose members use coenzyme F420 rather than FMN.), giving the protein MSSTSQDKPRKQVHLAAHFPGVNNTTVWSDPEAGSHIEFSSFAHFARTAERAKFDFLFLAEGLRLREQGGQIYDLDVVGRPDTFTILTALAAVTEHLGLTGTINSTFNEPYEVARQFASLDHLSDGRAAWNVVTSWDAFTGENFRRGGFLPQEERYSRAEEFLHTANELFDSWHGDEIVADRRTGTFLRDAKAGAFVHQGQHFDIQGQFNVPRSPQGRPVIFQAGDSDEGREFAASSADAIFSRYATLKEGQAFYTDVKGRLARYGRTRDQLLILPAATFVLGDTDAEAEEISREVRRQQVSGATAIKHLEFVWNRDLSAYDPDGPLPDIDPDLGEHTIARGRAQVRMYRDPLATAREWRELAAANKWSIRDLVIETGNRQAFVGSPATVAETIDSFVQADASDGFILVPHITPGGLDTFADTVVPLLQERGVYRTEYEGTTLRDHLGLAHPDDVRDERAAS; this is encoded by the coding sequence ATGAGCAGCACGTCACAGGACAAGCCCCGCAAGCAGGTCCACCTCGCGGCGCACTTCCCCGGCGTCAACAACACCACCGTGTGGAGCGACCCCGAGGCCGGCAGTCACATCGAGTTCAGCTCCTTCGCCCACTTCGCGCGCACCGCCGAGCGCGCCAAGTTCGACTTCCTGTTCCTCGCCGAAGGGCTGCGACTGCGCGAACAGGGCGGCCAGATCTACGACTTGGACGTCGTCGGCCGCCCCGACACCTTCACGATCCTCACCGCGCTCGCCGCCGTCACCGAACACCTCGGCCTGACCGGCACCATCAACTCCACCTTCAACGAGCCCTACGAGGTGGCCCGCCAGTTCGCCAGCCTCGACCACCTCTCCGACGGCCGCGCCGCCTGGAACGTGGTCACCTCCTGGGACGCCTTCACCGGCGAGAACTTCCGCCGTGGCGGCTTCCTCCCGCAGGAGGAGCGCTACTCCCGGGCCGAGGAATTCCTGCACACGGCGAACGAGCTCTTCGACTCCTGGCACGGGGACGAGATCGTCGCCGACCGGCGGACCGGCACCTTCCTGCGCGACGCGAAGGCCGGAGCCTTCGTACACCAGGGCCAGCACTTCGACATCCAGGGGCAGTTCAACGTCCCACGCAGCCCGCAGGGACGCCCGGTGATCTTCCAGGCGGGGGACTCCGACGAGGGGCGCGAGTTCGCCGCCTCCAGCGCCGACGCGATCTTCAGCCGGTACGCCACCCTCAAGGAGGGCCAGGCGTTCTACACGGACGTCAAGGGACGCCTCGCCCGCTACGGCCGTACACGCGACCAGCTGCTGATCCTGCCCGCCGCGACCTTCGTCCTCGGCGACACGGACGCCGAGGCGGAGGAGATCTCCCGCGAGGTGCGCCGCCAGCAGGTCAGCGGCGCCACCGCGATCAAGCACCTGGAGTTCGTCTGGAACCGCGACCTGTCCGCGTACGACCCGGACGGCCCCCTGCCCGACATCGACCCGGACCTCGGCGAGCACACCATCGCCCGGGGCCGCGCCCAGGTCCGGATGTACCGCGACCCGCTCGCCACCGCCCGCGAATGGCGCGAGCTCGCTGCCGCCAACAAGTGGTCCATTCGCGATCTGGTCATCGAGACCGGCAACCGGCAGGCCTTCGTCGGCTCCCCGGCCACCGTCGCCGAGACCATCGACTCCTTCGTGCAGGCCGACGCCAGTGACGGCTTCATCCTCGTCCCGCACATCACCCCCGGCGGCCTCGACACCTTCGCCGACACCGTGGTCCCGCTGCTCCAGGAGCGCGGCGTGTACCGCACCGAGTACGAGGGCACGACCCTGCGCGACCACCTCGGCCTCGCCCACCCGGACGACGTGCGCGACGAGCGTGCGGCGTCATGA
- a CDS encoding LLM class flavin-dependent oxidoreductase: MSASSSLPDSSPSSSPLHLAVALDGAGWHPAAWREPVARPRELLTAGYWTDLVTEAERGLLDFVTIEDALGLQSSHLTEPDGRTDQVRGRLDAVLIAARVAPLTSHIGLVPTAVVTHTEPFHISKAIATLDYVSTGRAGVRVQVSPRAHEAAHFGRRTFPPLRIEDLDTPAVRELTTDLFDEAADYVEAVRRLWDSWEDDAEIRDVATGRFVDRDKLHYIDFEGKHFSVKGPSITPRPPQGQPIVSALAHATIPYRLVARAADIGYVTPHDAGQARAIVEEIRAEQTAAGRADEPLHLFGDLVVFLDDDPAEAAARREHLDTLAGYPYTGDARIFTGSPAQLADLLQELAEAGLSGFRLRPAVLGHDLPAVTRGLVPELQRRGVFRQSYESDTLRGLLGLSRPVNRYAATA; the protein is encoded by the coding sequence GTGTCCGCTTCATCTTCGCTGCCCGATTCCTCCCCCTCGTCCTCCCCTCTGCACCTCGCCGTCGCACTCGACGGCGCCGGCTGGCACCCGGCGGCCTGGCGCGAGCCGGTGGCCCGCCCCCGTGAGCTGCTCACCGCCGGGTACTGGACGGACCTGGTCACCGAGGCCGAGCGCGGTCTCCTCGACTTCGTGACCATCGAGGACGCCCTTGGACTCCAGTCCTCGCACCTCACCGAGCCCGACGGCCGCACCGACCAGGTCCGCGGGCGCCTCGACGCCGTCCTGATCGCCGCCCGCGTCGCCCCGCTGACCAGCCACATAGGACTGGTCCCGACCGCCGTCGTCACCCATACCGAGCCCTTCCACATCTCCAAGGCGATCGCCACCCTCGACTACGTGAGCACGGGCCGTGCGGGCGTACGGGTGCAGGTGTCGCCCCGCGCCCACGAGGCCGCGCACTTCGGCCGCCGTACGTTCCCGCCGCTGCGCATCGAGGACCTGGACACCCCGGCCGTACGAGAGCTGACGACCGACCTCTTCGACGAGGCCGCGGACTACGTGGAAGCGGTGCGCCGGCTCTGGGACAGCTGGGAGGACGACGCGGAGATCCGGGACGTCGCCACCGGACGCTTCGTCGACCGCGACAAACTGCACTACATCGACTTCGAGGGCAAGCACTTCAGCGTCAAGGGCCCCTCGATCACCCCCCGCCCGCCGCAGGGCCAGCCGATCGTCAGCGCCCTGGCCCACGCGACCATCCCCTACCGGCTGGTGGCGCGGGCCGCCGACATCGGTTACGTCACCCCGCACGACGCCGGCCAGGCCCGTGCCATCGTCGAGGAGATCCGCGCCGAGCAGACGGCGGCCGGCCGCGCCGACGAACCCCTGCACCTCTTCGGTGACCTCGTGGTGTTCCTGGACGACGACCCGGCCGAGGCCGCGGCGCGCCGCGAACATCTCGACACGCTGGCCGGCTACCCGTACACCGGCGACGCCCGCATCTTCACCGGCTCACCCGCCCAACTGGCCGACCTGCTCCAGGAGTTGGCGGAGGCAGGCCTTTCCGGCTTCCGGCTGCGGCCCGCCGTCCTCGGCCACGACCTGCCCGCCGTCACCCGGGGCCTCGTGCCCGAACTCCAGCGCCGGGGCGTCTTCCGGCAGTCGTACGAGTCCGACACCCTGCGCGGGCTGCTCGGCCTCTCCCGCCCCGTCAACCGCTACGCCGCCACCGCCTGA
- a CDS encoding putative leader peptide, with protein MSARPQARRDARAEVSDVRVGSDLRVMVLTPRRRVRLYSRPHIDLQRVAGALCRP; from the coding sequence ATGTCGGCGCGGCCACAGGCCCGCCGGGACGCAAGGGCGGAGGTGAGTGACGTGCGAGTCGGGTCCGATCTTCGCGTCATGGTGCTCACCCCGCGCCGCCGTGTACGTCTTTACTCCCGGCCGCACATCGATCTGCAGCGCGTAGCCGGCGCGCTCTGTCGTCCCTGA
- a CDS encoding GNAT family N-acetyltransferase: MSTVARPTPPQSPAAPHILDNAAWAALTGPHAHLAERVGRAARYPLDVSPFTALADPADPRAWDDLAALGGPGTVTPVTGAKSVPEGWQTVQHGQGVQLVDTALRAEPAPEAVRLGLDDVPEILGLIALTEPGPFLPRTVELGTYLGIRHRGRLVALAGERSEMGVPPAGGWGRLRPPGWTEISAVCTAPDHRGKGLATRLVRAIAAGIRQRGDTPFLHASATNTGAIRLYESIGFTLRRRSQFLLVRTPGAQQEQTA, encoded by the coding sequence ATGTCCACCGTTGCCCGACCTACCCCGCCGCAGAGCCCGGCGGCACCCCACATCCTGGACAACGCCGCCTGGGCCGCGCTGACCGGCCCGCACGCCCACCTCGCCGAGCGCGTCGGCCGCGCCGCCCGCTACCCCCTGGACGTCTCCCCGTTCACCGCCCTCGCCGACCCGGCCGACCCGCGCGCCTGGGACGACCTCGCCGCGCTCGGCGGACCCGGCACCGTCACCCCCGTGACCGGGGCGAAGTCGGTGCCCGAGGGCTGGCAGACGGTACAGCACGGCCAGGGCGTACAACTGGTCGACACCGCGCTGCGCGCCGAGCCCGCCCCCGAAGCGGTACGGCTCGGTCTGGACGACGTCCCGGAGATCCTGGGCCTGATCGCCCTGACCGAGCCGGGGCCCTTCCTGCCCCGCACGGTCGAACTCGGCACCTACCTCGGCATCCGGCACCGTGGCCGGCTCGTCGCCCTGGCCGGCGAGCGAAGCGAGATGGGGGTCCCCCCGGCCGGAGGCTGGGGGAGGTTGCGCCCGCCCGGCTGGACGGAGATCAGCGCGGTCTGCACCGCCCCGGACCACCGAGGCAAAGGCCTGGCCACGCGACTCGTCCGCGCGATCGCGGCCGGTATCAGGCAGCGCGGAGACACCCCCTTCCTGCATGCCTCCGCCACCAACACCGGCGCGATCCGGCTCTACGAGTCGATCGGCTTCACCCTGCGCCGCCGCTCGCAGTTCCTCCTCGTCCGAACTCCGGGCGCCCAGCAGGAACAGACGGCGTAG
- a CDS encoding ABC transporter substrate-binding protein produces MHTLTLRSRLLRGLTASTAVAALAAGLAACGGESDAATTSDSAASGTVTVGALSNGAARQTDLKVSEVKSISAELPKSVAKSGKLVVGVGALPAGFPPLAYVGQDQKTLTGAEPDLGRLVAAVLGLKAEVRNSTWENLFVGIDSGKVDVAFSNVTDTEERKKKYEFASYRQDNLAFEVLKKSTWNFAGDYENLAGKTVSVSAGTNQEKILLEWKAKLAKEGKKLNIKYFQDSNSTYLALSSGKIDASFGPNPGISYHITQTAKTPNPTRNAGKFSGAGATLQGLIAATAKKDSGLAKPVADAIDHLIKDGQYAKWLAAWNLSNEAVSTSRINPPGLPLDNS; encoded by the coding sequence ATGCACACCCTCACCCTCCGCAGCAGACTCCTCCGTGGCCTCACCGCCTCCACCGCCGTCGCCGCCCTCGCCGCCGGGCTCGCCGCCTGCGGGGGCGAGAGCGACGCGGCGACCACCTCCGACAGCGCTGCCTCCGGCACCGTCACCGTGGGCGCGCTCTCCAACGGCGCCGCGCGGCAGACCGACCTCAAGGTGTCCGAGGTCAAGTCCATCAGCGCCGAGCTGCCCAAGTCGGTCGCCAAGAGCGGCAAGCTGGTCGTCGGCGTCGGCGCGCTGCCCGCCGGGTTCCCGCCGCTGGCGTACGTCGGCCAGGACCAGAAGACCCTCACGGGTGCCGAACCCGACCTCGGCCGACTGGTCGCCGCGGTCCTCGGACTGAAGGCGGAGGTGAGGAACTCGACCTGGGAGAATCTGTTCGTGGGCATCGACAGCGGCAAGGTCGACGTCGCCTTCTCCAACGTCACGGACACCGAGGAGCGCAAGAAGAAGTACGAGTTCGCCTCCTACCGGCAGGACAACCTCGCCTTCGAGGTGCTGAAGAAGAGCACCTGGAACTTCGCCGGCGACTACGAGAACCTGGCCGGCAAGACCGTCTCCGTGAGCGCGGGAACCAACCAGGAGAAGATCCTGCTCGAGTGGAAGGCAAAGCTGGCGAAGGAGGGCAAGAAGCTCAACATCAAGTACTTCCAGGACAGCAACAGCACCTATCTGGCACTGTCCAGCGGGAAGATCGACGCCTCCTTCGGGCCCAACCCCGGTATCTCGTACCACATCACCCAGACGGCGAAGACGCCCAACCCGACCCGCAACGCAGGCAAGTTCTCCGGCGCGGGCGCGACCCTCCAGGGGCTGATCGCGGCCACCGCGAAGAAGGACAGCGGGCTGGCCAAGCCGGTCGCCGACGCGATCGACCACCTGATCAAGGACGGGCAGTACGCCAAGTGGCTCGCCGCCTGGAACCTCTCCAACGAGGCCGTCAGCACCTCGCGGATCAACCCGCCCGGCCTGCCGCTCGACAACTCCTGA
- a CDS encoding amino acid ABC transporter ATP-binding protein, translating into MTGETLAIRPAAVEVRDVHKWYGTQRVLNGVELTVRPGEVTVILGPSGSGKSTLLRVINHLEKPEIGHVSLNGELIGVRRHGERSKMGVPPAEGRGRLKELTERAILAQRGRIGFVFQNFNLFPHLTVLDNVAAAPVATRRLKRPEARELARTLLDRVGLADKADAYPRQLSGGQQQRVAIARALALRPGVILFDEPTSALDPELVGEVLAVIKDLATSGTTLVIVTHEIGFAREVADRIVFLDEGRVVEQGSPTEVLDHPAHERTRDFLSKVL; encoded by the coding sequence ATGACCGGCGAGACGCTCGCGATCCGACCGGCCGCCGTCGAGGTGCGCGATGTGCACAAGTGGTACGGCACCCAACGCGTACTGAACGGAGTGGAGTTGACGGTACGGCCCGGAGAGGTCACCGTGATCCTCGGTCCGTCCGGCTCCGGCAAGTCCACCCTCCTCAGGGTGATCAACCACCTGGAGAAGCCCGAGATCGGCCATGTCAGCCTGAACGGCGAGCTGATCGGCGTACGCCGGCACGGCGAGCGAAGCAAGATGGGGGTCCCCCCGGCCGAAGGCCGGGGGAGGCTCAAGGAGCTGACCGAGCGGGCGATCCTGGCCCAGCGCGGCCGGATCGGGTTCGTCTTCCAGAACTTCAACCTGTTCCCGCATCTGACGGTGCTGGACAACGTGGCGGCCGCGCCGGTGGCGACCCGACGGCTGAAGCGGCCCGAGGCCCGGGAACTCGCGCGCACCCTCCTCGACCGCGTGGGTCTCGCCGACAAGGCCGACGCCTACCCACGGCAGTTGTCGGGCGGCCAGCAGCAGCGGGTCGCCATCGCCCGCGCCCTCGCGCTGCGACCCGGAGTCATCCTCTTCGACGAACCCACCTCAGCCCTCGACCCGGAGCTGGTCGGTGAGGTGCTCGCCGTCATCAAGGACCTGGCCACCAGCGGCACCACGCTCGTCATCGTGACCCACGAGATCGGCTTCGCCCGCGAGGTGGCCGACCGGATCGTCTTCCTCGACGAGGGCCGCGTCGTCGAACAGGGCTCGCCCACCGAGGTGTTGGACCACCCAGCACACGAGCGGACCAGGGACTTCCTGAGCAAGGTCCTCTGA